A single window of Gossypium hirsutum isolate 1008001.06 chromosome A10, Gossypium_hirsutum_v2.1, whole genome shotgun sequence DNA harbors:
- the LOC121208022 gene encoding uncharacterized protein, with protein sequence MQRECPQGEPESLEQRPVPPAHLGQDLDDPVEIARLKMDDHDVQDKYKSLEERLKAIEGIEAFSALSAKELSLVLELVLPPKFKVPDFKKYDGMRCPKAHLIMFCRKMTGYVNEDKLLIHCFQDSLVESALRWYNQLSREKIRLWKDLASTFCEQYKHVFDMVPDRLTLQMMEMKPTETFRQYVQKCRDIWAELEPSLTKTEITNAIKSGRMEGPESSKRTAPMKKKEAETHMVGTESHHTSNPYPVQPRPRYRPPPNFYYPPQSPYYQAPPPYPVYATDNQRPFAMFPPNTMPIQSQPKNEQRPIRSNPEKPHFILIPVSYGELYLKLLEKKLISPHYMTPLKPPYPKLYDPNASCMYHAGNQGHSIENYLAFKRSVQGLIDASILRFDGAGNMAGNPLPNHTEGNVSALTKEDTAKDLGGNG encoded by the exons atgcaaagagaatGTCCTCAAGGAGAACCTGAAAGCTTGGAACAACGACCTGTACCCCCTGCTCATCTAGGGCAAG ATTTGGATGATCCGGTAGAAATAGCCAGGTTGAAAATGGATGATCATGATGTTCAGGATAAGTATAAGAGTTTGGAAGAAAGACTCAAAGCGATAGAAGGTATTGAAGCCTTCTCTGCATTGagtgccaaagagctcagtttggtgcTCGAACTGGTTCTGCCTCCGAAATTCAAAGTACCAGATTTCAAAAAATACGATGGCATGAGATGTCCAAAAGCGCATCTTATCATGTTCTGCCGTAAGATGACTGGTTACGTGAATGAAGATAAATTACTAATACACTGTTTTCAAGATAGTTTGGTCGAATCGGCTCTTCGATGGTATAATCagcttagtagagaaaagattcgattaTGGAAAGACTTAGCATCGACATTTTGTGAACAATACAAGCATGTATTTGACATGGTGCCTGATCGGCTGACTTTGCAGATGATGGAAATGAAGCCGACGGAAACTTTTAGGCAATACGTCCAAAAATGCAGGGATATCTGGGCCGAACTAGAACCCTCATTAACTAAAACTGAAATAACG AATGCCATCAAAAGTGGAAGGATGGAAGGTCCCGAGAGCTCAAAAAGGACAGCACCCATGAAGAAAAAAGAGGCAGAAACCCATATGGTGGGAACTGAGAGCCACCACACTTCTAATCCTTACCCAGTCCAGCCACGACCTCGATATCGCCCGCCTCCAAACTTTTATTATCCTCCCCAAAGCCCTTACTATCAAGCACCTCCTCCTTACCCCGTCTACGCCACAGATAACCAAAGACCATTTGCCATGTTCCCACCAAATACCATGCCTATTCAAAGCCAACCCAAAAATGAACAAAGACCGATAAGATCCAATCCTGAAAAACCCCACTTCATCCTAATTCCCGTGTCATACGGAGAGCTATACCTAAaacttttggaaaaaaaattaatatcccCACATTATATGACACCCCTGAAGCCTCCATACCCAAAATTGTACGATCCTAATGCTAGTTGCATGTACCACGCTGGGAACCAagggcattctatagaaaattaTTTGGCCTTTAAAAGGAGCGTCCAAGGTCTTATCGATGCAAGTATTTTACGATTTGATGGTGCTGGCAATATGGCTGGAAATCCACTCCCTAACCACACTGAAGGAAACGTGAGCGCGTTGACAAAAGAAGACACTGCGAAAGATTTGGGAGGTAATGGTTAA
- the LOC107902326 gene encoding uncharacterized protein, producing MIIEVPSPFPYKDNKAVPWKYDVNIIIPEGEKSKVTTENVGEVGHFTRSGRCYSKVVEPMKKTNDLKQKGKAPMHEAEVELETPFEQEVKRPVNEEEAHEFLKFIKHSEYNVVEQLRKQLTRISVLSLLLNSEPHRNDLLKVLNQAYVASNIFVKKLDRWVNNLNADNFISFSDDEIPLNGRGFVKALHITTRCKGYIIPNVLIDNGSALNVMPLTTLSRIPIDLSYLRPCHSTVRAFDGTRREVMGKIKIPLEVGPYKYDIEFQVMDITPSYNYLFGRPWIHSAGAVPSSLHQKVKFIMDGLLVTVVGKEDIVASISADTPYLEVINDAVECSFRSFEFINATFVAEGNKIPMPKLSRNTKMGVELTVGKGAQAMKGLGRYQQGIVRALKPVPYKARYGLGFKPDMRQRRI from the coding sequence atgataattgaagtaccatctcctttcccttacaaagaCAACAaggcagtaccatggaaatatgatgtCAACATTATCATACCTGAAGGTGAAAAATCCAAAGTCACGACCGAAAATGTTGGTGAAGTAGGACACTTTACCCGTAGCGGGAGGTGTTATTCTAAAGTGGTTGAACCAATGAAGAAGACTAATGACTTGAAGCAGAAAGGAAAGGCACCGATGCATGAGGCTGAGGTTGAACTTGAGACTCCGTTCGAACAAGAAGTTAAAAGGCCTGTGAATGAAGAGGAAGCACATGAATTCTTGAAGTTCATCAAACATAGTGAATATAACGTCGTGGAACAGTTAAGAAAACAACTGAcacgaatctcggtattatccctactgttgaattcagaaccacatcGGAATGatttgctgaaagtgttaaatcaagcttacgtggcaagCAATATATTTGTCAAAAAACTTGATAGATGGGTGAATAACCTGAACGcagataattttatttcttttagtgatgacgaAATACCGCTAAATGGTAGGGGCTTCGTAAAAGCATtacatatcacaacccgttgcaAGGGTTATATAATACCGAATGTGCTCATTGATAACGGGTcagcactcaatgtcatgcctttgacCACGCTTTCTAGAATTCCAATTGATCTATCTTATCTGAGGCCTTGTCACTCTACAGTAAGAGCGTTCGATGGGACAAGACGAGAGGTCATGGGAAAAATCAAAATTCCTCTAGAAGTGGGCCCTTATAAATATGACATCGAGTTTCAGGTGATGGACATCACGCCTTCGTATAATTACCTTTTCGGAAGGCCTTGGATCCACTCTGCTGGGGCAGTTCCTTCatctctccatcaaaaagtgaagtTTATCATGGATGGTCTTTTGGTCACTGTCGTGGGTAaggaagacattgtcgcatctatctctgctgatacACCATACCTCGAAGTAATCAATGATGCAGTAGAATGTTCCTTCCGTTCCTTCGAATTCATCAATGCTACGTTCGTTGCTGAAGGAAATAAAATTCCTATGCCTAAGCTGTCAAGGAATACCAAGATGGGAGTTGAGCTGACTGTGGGAAAGGGAGCCCAAGCAATGAAAGGTTTGGGAAGATATCAACAAGGGATAGTTAGAGCTCTAAAACCAGTGCCCTATAAGGCTCGATATGGTTTAGGGTTCAAACCGGATATGCGACAAAGAAGAATATAG